In Holophagales bacterium, one DNA window encodes the following:
- a CDS encoding tetratricopeptide repeat protein — MNRESALFLSIGLLGGFILGYLVHESMAARQPARLGANPAVAAAPGGMPASSPAPMGGGAAMPEIENLRKRVEQNPNDPDAVVALANANFDIQNWGRAIELYEQFEKLRPGNPDVLTDLGVCLRASGRLDEALATFRKAQALSPTHWQSRFNEVVVLAFDQGNYPAARAVIAKLRQIQPNSPELDRLEQEMAKRQGAS; from the coding sequence TTGAACCGGGAAAGCGCGCTGTTTCTCAGCATCGGACTGCTGGGTGGATTCATCTTGGGGTATCTGGTCCACGAGTCGATGGCGGCCAGGCAGCCGGCGCGCCTCGGTGCGAACCCGGCCGTCGCTGCCGCACCTGGAGGGATGCCTGCGTCCAGTCCTGCTCCGATGGGCGGGGGGGCGGCGATGCCGGAGATCGAGAACCTCCGCAAGCGAGTCGAGCAGAACCCCAACGACCCGGATGCGGTCGTCGCCCTGGCGAACGCCAATTTCGACATTCAGAACTGGGGGCGAGCGATCGAGCTCTATGAGCAATTCGAGAAACTCCGCCCGGGGAACCCGGACGTCCTGACCGATCTCGGCGTCTGCTTGCGTGCCAGCGGGCGACTCGACGAGGCGCTCGCGACGTTCCGGAAGGCTCAGGCTCTTTCGCCGACGCACTGGCAGTCGCGGTTCAACGAAGTCGTCGTCCTCGCTTTCGACCAGGGCAACTATCCTGCGGCCCGAGCCGTGATCGCCAAGCTGCGACAGATCCAGCCGAACAGCCCAGAGCTCGACCGGCTCGAGCAGGAGATGGCAAAACGCCAAGGCGCGTCGTGA
- the lptC gene encoding LPS export ABC transporter periplasmic protein LptC translates to MSVGPQSRSPFRNLRRALLAVILVLVAGLGGLYWLGRSGPLEPAPAPAPVSLRGATAVSEGFDYTQVVDNQPVFRLRGARFRSTTEGLVELDQVGLTLFREGREYGVESSRATYNPESKEATLTGEVRLTGGGLSLTTNELTLASGGRQLDAPNAVEFGFAEGRGTAGGLKADLDQASISLQAPVNVAAKSRDGANLLLLAERAVLDRKAHELRAEGNVSVTGGNARFRAQNVVLVLAEDEKTPQLLRATLQVEGELREPDADAEAPPAFTMSAYSLTLQFKAGESVPEKLEIQGTQGESAVLVTNSPNGLIRVLLSRWVVGHFQSGALTMVETVGSSEVKEYQAGAENKLLRLASAQFAQADLAADRHLEALTLTGGVILRDSRLRAAADRAYLQPDAGTAQLFGESVRVTSERGELRAPRVVYQREGERAHAEGGVEATLIGSMLPNTALAEGGNGEPVRVRAKEAFLELAGNGFVFRGDVQAYQGETVLFADQLRADDAEKRLAASGSVKTVWNPEESVQGEKREPVEVSAKTLTYRESERELLYEGDVTVLQAGRTLRAGSVEVELDENRKARKMVARTKVQLEDPAAGRRVEGDEAIYDLAAKTVIVSGSPAQMRDSTGNILRGKRLTYDLVKGSLRAGGETK, encoded by the coding sequence ATGAGTGTCGGTCCGCAGTCCCGCAGCCCGTTCCGGAACCTCCGGCGTGCTCTGCTTGCAGTCATTCTCGTCCTCGTGGCGGGTCTTGGCGGGCTGTATTGGCTCGGACGATCGGGCCCGCTCGAGCCCGCTCCGGCCCCGGCCCCGGTCTCCCTCCGGGGCGCGACCGCGGTCAGCGAAGGCTTCGACTACACGCAGGTCGTCGACAACCAGCCCGTGTTTCGTCTGCGGGGAGCCCGTTTTCGTTCCACCACGGAAGGGCTCGTCGAGCTCGACCAGGTCGGCCTCACCCTCTTTCGCGAAGGGCGCGAGTACGGCGTCGAAAGCAGCCGGGCGACCTACAACCCCGAATCCAAGGAAGCGACGCTGACAGGTGAGGTGCGCCTGACCGGGGGAGGGCTCTCGTTGACCACGAACGAGCTCACGCTGGCGAGCGGCGGCCGGCAGCTCGACGCCCCAAACGCCGTGGAATTCGGTTTCGCCGAGGGGCGAGGGACAGCGGGAGGCCTCAAGGCCGACCTCGACCAGGCGTCGATCTCACTTCAGGCGCCGGTGAATGTCGCGGCCAAGAGCCGCGATGGAGCGAATCTGCTCCTGCTTGCCGAGCGTGCGGTCCTCGATCGAAAGGCGCACGAGCTGCGGGCGGAGGGCAACGTCTCGGTGACCGGCGGCAATGCGCGCTTTCGCGCCCAGAATGTCGTTCTGGTTCTCGCCGAGGACGAGAAGACGCCGCAGCTCCTGCGAGCGACCCTCCAGGTCGAGGGCGAACTGCGCGAACCCGATGCCGACGCCGAGGCGCCGCCGGCATTCACCATGAGCGCCTACTCCCTGACCCTGCAGTTCAAGGCGGGAGAGTCCGTCCCCGAGAAGCTCGAGATCCAGGGAACTCAGGGCGAGTCCGCGGTGCTCGTGACCAACTCTCCGAACGGGCTCATCCGGGTGTTGCTCTCTCGCTGGGTCGTCGGCCACTTCCAGTCGGGAGCGCTGACGATGGTCGAGACAGTTGGCAGCTCCGAAGTGAAGGAATATCAGGCGGGGGCCGAGAACAAACTGCTGCGCCTGGCCTCTGCCCAGTTCGCGCAAGCGGATCTGGCCGCCGACCGGCACCTCGAGGCCCTCACGCTCACCGGCGGGGTGATCCTCCGCGACAGTCGATTGCGGGCTGCCGCCGACCGTGCCTACCTTCAGCCTGACGCCGGAACAGCGCAGCTTTTCGGCGAATCGGTGCGGGTCACCAGCGAGAGGGGTGAGCTCAGGGCGCCGCGCGTCGTCTATCAACGGGAAGGAGAGCGAGCCCACGCCGAGGGGGGAGTGGAGGCGACGCTCATCGGGTCCATGCTTCCCAACACGGCCCTGGCAGAAGGAGGCAATGGCGAGCCGGTTCGCGTCCGCGCAAAAGAGGCGTTCCTCGAGCTCGCTGGCAACGGCTTCGTCTTCCGAGGGGACGTCCAGGCCTATCAAGGCGAAACGGTCCTCTTCGCCGACCAGCTCCGTGCCGACGACGCCGAGAAGCGACTCGCCGCCAGCGGCTCGGTGAAGACCGTATGGAACCCCGAGGAGTCCGTCCAGGGCGAGAAGCGGGAACCGGTCGAGGTCAGCGCGAAGACGCTGACGTATCGCGAGAGCGAGCGCGAGCTCCTTTACGAAGGCGACGTGACCGTGCTGCAGGCGGGGCGAACTCTCCGCGCCGGCTCGGTCGAGGTCGAGCTCGACGAGAACCGCAAGGCCCGCAAGATGGTGGCTCGAACCAAGGTCCAACTGGAGGATCCCGCGGCCGGCCGGCGCGTCGAAGGGGACGAGGCCATCTACGATCTCGCCGCCAAGACGGTGATCGTGAGCGGCTCACCGGCACAGATGCGCGACAGCACCGGGAACATCCTGCGCGGAAAGCGGCTCACCTACGACCTCGTCAAGGGTTCTTTGCGCGCCGGAGGCGAAACGAAATGA
- the lptB gene encoding LPS export ABC transporter ATP-binding protein, which produces MTASPAIKLRTAGLRKVYKGRAVVKDVSLSVHSGEVVGLLGPNGAGKTTTFYMVVGLTPPDAGQVFLGAEDITLAPMYQRAQRGISYLPQEPSVFRRLTVEENLRAIFETLDLAHPEQERRIDRLVEEFGLAKVRRSQGYSLSGGERRRVEIARALAINPSFILLDEPFAGIDPIAVLDIQGIIKRLREMGIGVLITDHNVRETLRITDRAYIINNGEILRAGSPSELSTDPQVRKIYLGEGFRL; this is translated from the coding sequence ATGACCGCGAGCCCGGCCATCAAGCTGAGGACAGCCGGACTGCGCAAGGTCTACAAGGGACGCGCGGTGGTCAAGGACGTCTCGCTTTCGGTCCACTCGGGCGAAGTCGTCGGACTGCTGGGACCGAACGGCGCCGGCAAGACGACCACCTTCTACATGGTCGTCGGCTTGACGCCACCGGATGCCGGCCAGGTGTTCCTCGGCGCCGAAGACATCACGCTCGCTCCGATGTACCAGCGGGCGCAACGAGGGATCAGCTACCTGCCTCAAGAGCCCTCGGTCTTCCGGCGACTCACGGTGGAGGAGAACCTCCGCGCCATCTTCGAGACCCTCGATCTGGCCCATCCGGAGCAGGAGCGGCGGATCGATCGGCTGGTCGAGGAGTTCGGTCTCGCGAAGGTGCGGCGGAGCCAGGGCTACTCGCTCTCCGGCGGCGAACGCCGGCGCGTCGAGATCGCCCGGGCGTTGGCCATCAACCCCTCCTTCATTCTTCTGGACGAACCGTTCGCCGGTATCGATCCGATCGCCGTGCTCGACATCCAAGGTATCATCAAGCGCCTTCGAGAGATGGGCATCGGCGTCCTCATCACCGACCACAACGTTCGCGAGACGCTGCGCATCACCGACCGCGCCTATATCATCAACAACGGCGAAATTCTGAGGGCTGGCTCTCCGAGCGAGCTCTCGACCGACCCCCAGGTTCGCAAGATCTATCTGGGCGAGGGATTCCGGCTCTGA
- a CDS encoding CarD family transcriptional regulator → MTFKVGQKVVYPNHGVTVIEEIGPSRLDGTEQTFYHLRLLSNNSKVMVPKANLELVGLRPLSETRELRALFAILEDGNVDTYKDWKGRYKQNLDKMKTGRLSDVAEVLKNLRFVSQKKSLSFREKKMYERAKHFIVSEVAHVKEITERDAEVLVERALSASLEKKHRSGSVASAAVG, encoded by the coding sequence GTGACATTCAAGGTCGGCCAGAAGGTGGTCTACCCGAATCACGGTGTCACCGTGATCGAGGAGATCGGACCGAGTCGGCTCGACGGTACCGAGCAGACTTTCTACCACCTCAGGCTGCTGTCGAATAATTCGAAGGTGATGGTCCCGAAGGCGAACCTCGAGCTCGTCGGTCTGCGGCCGTTGAGCGAAACGCGGGAGCTTCGCGCTCTCTTCGCGATCCTCGAGGACGGAAACGTCGATACGTACAAGGACTGGAAGGGCCGATACAAGCAGAATCTCGACAAGATGAAGACCGGCCGCCTGTCCGATGTCGCCGAGGTGCTCAAGAACCTCCGTTTCGTCAGCCAGAAGAAGAGCCTCTCGTTCCGCGAAAAGAAGATGTACGAACGGGCCAAGCACTTCATCGTCAGCGAGGTGGCCCACGTCAAGGAGATCACCGAACGGGACGCCGAGGTCCTCGTCGAGCGGGCGCTGTCGGCGAGTCTCGAGAAGAAGCACCGTTCCGGCTCGGTCGCTTCGGCCGCTGTCGGCTGA
- a CDS encoding YIP1 family protein codes for MESSFGRLFGVIVSPRKTFESIAEKPTWALALVVLMLVGTVAVWFSISKIDPASLARSVAEQSNQELPPQMTPERLHTMTMVSSVVFALVFGPLIYLAAAGLFLVASRLFGSEIDFRRAFSVTLHGLVPFGVAALLGIPVALAKESVTLEEVQGGSILASNLGAFASPDLGKVSQALLSSVDLFSIWCIVLLVIGFQTVGKLSRGSATASVVTVWMLGLLAKVGMAALR; via the coding sequence ATGGAATCTTCGTTTGGCAGACTGTTCGGGGTCATCGTCTCGCCCCGCAAGACCTTCGAGTCGATCGCCGAGAAACCCACCTGGGCGTTGGCCCTGGTGGTCCTCATGCTGGTCGGGACGGTGGCCGTCTGGTTCTCGATCTCCAAGATCGATCCCGCGTCGCTTGCCCGGTCCGTCGCGGAACAGTCGAATCAGGAGCTGCCGCCGCAGATGACGCCGGAGCGCCTCCACACGATGACGATGGTCTCCAGCGTCGTCTTCGCTCTCGTCTTCGGTCCCTTGATCTACCTGGCAGCTGCAGGGCTCTTCCTCGTCGCCTCGCGGCTGTTCGGAAGCGAGATCGACTTCCGACGGGCCTTCTCGGTCACGCTGCACGGGCTGGTACCGTTCGGCGTTGCAGCCCTCCTGGGAATTCCCGTCGCCCTGGCCAAGGAGTCCGTGACGCTGGAGGAGGTGCAGGGCGGCTCGATCCTCGCTTCGAACCTCGGGGCCTTCGCGAGCCCGGACCTCGGCAAGGTGAGCCAGGCGCTGTTGTCGAGCGTGGACCTCTTCTCGATCTGGTGCATCGTGCTCCTGGTGATCGGCTTCCAGACCGTGGGCAAGCTCTCGCGAGGCAGCGCCACCGCCAGCGTCGTCACCGTCTGGATGCTCGGACTGCTCGCCAAGGTCGGCATGGCAGCGCTGCGCTGA
- a CDS encoding ABC transporter ATP-binding protein, with protein sequence MIHLQGVKKLYDMGAEQVRALNGLDLEVERGEYLAIMGPSGSGKSTLMNLLGCLDTPTEGTYVLNGTAVEKLNDEELAAIRNREIGFVFQTFNLLARTDALQNVELPLIYSGVPRKERRERALEALRRVGLGDRVHHQPNELSGGQRQRVAVARALVNSPSILLADEPTGNLDSATSTEIMGLFDELHRAGNTVILVTHELDIADHAERRVLLRDGRVVSDERSPRSNPRQPAEAAGSPAVA encoded by the coding sequence CTGATCCACCTGCAAGGGGTGAAGAAGCTGTACGACATGGGAGCCGAGCAGGTTCGCGCCCTCAATGGCCTGGACCTCGAGGTCGAGAGGGGCGAGTACCTGGCCATCATGGGGCCGTCGGGAAGCGGCAAGTCGACGCTCATGAACCTTCTCGGTTGCCTCGATACGCCGACAGAAGGCACCTACGTGCTCAACGGGACGGCGGTCGAGAAGCTCAACGACGAGGAGCTGGCCGCCATCCGCAATCGCGAGATCGGCTTCGTTTTCCAGACCTTCAATCTGTTGGCGCGAACCGATGCGCTCCAGAACGTCGAGTTGCCCCTGATCTACTCGGGAGTCCCGCGCAAAGAGCGTCGCGAGCGGGCGCTCGAAGCGCTGCGGCGGGTCGGTCTGGGGGATCGAGTCCATCACCAGCCGAACGAGCTCTCCGGCGGCCAGCGTCAGCGTGTGGCGGTCGCGCGGGCGCTGGTGAACTCGCCTTCCATCCTGTTGGCCGACGAGCCGACCGGGAACCTCGACTCGGCGACCTCGACCGAGATCATGGGCCTGTTCGACGAGTTGCACCGCGCTGGCAACACGGTCATCCTGGTGACGCACGAGCTCGACATCGCCGATCACGCCGAGCGAAGGGTCCTGCTGCGCGACGGCCGGGTGGTCAGCGACGAACGCTCGCCGCGCTCGAATCCGCGGCAACCGGCAGAAGCCGCGGGCTCACCGGCGGTCGCCTAG
- a CDS encoding acetyl-CoA carboxylase carboxyltransferase subunit alpha: MSPGEGNFEEGLLELRRRIEELEGFPEAGGRERQLSQLRSQLRKETEAVFSKLNRWQKTLVARHAERPFPLDYIKFLTEDWVELHGDRTFGDDPAIVAGFARLDGRPVAIVGHQKGRGTKERIWRNFGQPRPEGYRKALRVMKLAERFGRPIISLIDTPGAYPGIDAEERGQAEAIARNLFEMSTLRVPVVVVVTGEGGSGGALGIGVGDRVLMLEYSIYSVISPEGCAAILWKDQNRKEDAAEAMQVTAPDLLRLGVIDEIVPEPLGGAHTDPESACRRVGEAIVRSLRELERKEPDRLLKDRASKFRKLGVFLES; encoded by the coding sequence ATGAGCCCAGGAGAAGGGAACTTCGAAGAGGGACTGCTCGAGCTTCGCCGCCGGATCGAAGAGCTCGAGGGGTTTCCCGAGGCCGGGGGGCGTGAACGCCAGCTCAGCCAGTTGCGCAGTCAACTTCGCAAGGAGACCGAGGCGGTCTTCTCGAAGCTGAACCGCTGGCAGAAGACGCTGGTCGCGCGTCACGCCGAGCGACCGTTTCCTCTCGACTACATCAAGTTCCTGACCGAGGACTGGGTGGAGCTGCACGGAGACCGCACCTTCGGCGACGATCCCGCGATCGTCGCCGGATTTGCCCGCCTCGACGGCCGCCCGGTCGCGATCGTCGGGCATCAGAAAGGTCGGGGCACGAAAGAGCGGATCTGGCGCAATTTCGGCCAGCCACGTCCGGAGGGCTATCGAAAGGCTCTGCGTGTCATGAAGCTGGCGGAACGGTTCGGGCGACCGATCATCTCGCTGATCGACACGCCCGGAGCGTACCCTGGCATCGACGCCGAGGAGCGAGGGCAGGCCGAAGCGATCGCGCGAAACCTGTTCGAGATGTCGACGCTGCGCGTCCCGGTCGTCGTCGTCGTGACCGGAGAGGGCGGAAGCGGGGGAGCCTTGGGGATTGGCGTCGGCGATCGGGTCCTAATGTTGGAGTACTCGATCTACTCGGTGATCTCGCCGGAGGGCTGCGCAGCGATCCTCTGGAAGGACCAGAATCGCAAGGAAGACGCGGCCGAAGCGATGCAGGTCACCGCTCCCGACCTGCTCCGCCTGGGAGTGATCGACGAGATCGTTCCCGAACCTCTGGGCGGAGCCCACACCGACCCGGAGTCGGCCTGTCGTCGAGTCGGGGAGGCGATCGTTCGATCGCTGCGCGAGCTCGAGAGGAAGGAGCCGGATCGGCTCCTGAAGGACCGCGCGTCGAAGTTCCGCAAGCTCGGCGTCTTCCTCGAAAGCTGA
- the recJ gene encoding single-stranded-DNA-specific exonuclease RecJ, which yields MRVAAIWTAAAVPPVVDELERGGLPRPVAILLARRGVTSLASARRFLAPSREHFSSPFDLTGIAAAVERILRARRDGERVAIVGDYDADGVTATALLATVMRSLDIATETILPDRFQDGYGFQPRHAELAAAGGCRLLLTVDCGITSIPAVELAKRLGIEVILTDHHLPGPDLPAADTIVNPHVGDCDGAGRELTGVGLALKLAVALLERVDRPVPLEALLRIACIGTIADVAPLLEENRTITALGLAALAQARSPGLRSLLRVAQVAPPVRADDVAFRLAPRLNAAGRLASAELALELLVTRDERRARELAEQLDRLNRERQGLELRAVDEAKAHFLERATEPRILVAWSRTWHRGVVGIAAGRLARELCRPVILLAQSDGTAVGSGRSVPGVDLHRFVEPWQERLERFGGHAQAIGLTASVGELERLRGEWEDRAAAWPEEWLRPRLEYELELSPAEIGTDLLHQLGKLAPHGAGNPEPTVRLRSLVAAKAPRLFGRDHLEVESRRADSDSPAIRLVAWGWASRRALFEQPFEAIVALRSDPRAFGGWSATVIDAQPADACKNPATA from the coding sequence GTGCGGGTGGCGGCGATCTGGACTGCGGCGGCAGTTCCGCCGGTGGTCGACGAGCTGGAGCGGGGAGGACTCCCGCGACCTGTCGCCATCCTCCTGGCTCGCCGCGGCGTCACCTCACTCGCCTCCGCGCGACGGTTCCTCGCGCCATCCCGAGAGCACTTCAGCAGTCCTTTCGACCTGACTGGCATCGCCGCCGCAGTCGAGCGGATCCTTCGGGCCCGCCGGGACGGCGAACGGGTCGCCATCGTCGGCGACTACGACGCCGACGGAGTGACGGCGACGGCGCTTCTCGCCACGGTGATGCGCAGCCTCGACATCGCCACCGAGACGATCCTCCCGGACCGATTCCAAGACGGCTACGGCTTCCAGCCTCGCCACGCGGAGCTGGCCGCTGCGGGCGGCTGCCGGCTGCTGCTCACCGTCGACTGCGGAATCACCTCGATTCCGGCCGTCGAACTGGCGAAACGACTGGGGATCGAAGTGATCCTGACGGACCACCATCTCCCGGGTCCGGACCTCCCCGCAGCCGACACGATCGTCAACCCGCACGTCGGAGACTGCGACGGTGCGGGAAGGGAGCTGACCGGCGTCGGACTGGCGCTCAAGCTCGCCGTCGCCCTTCTCGAGAGAGTCGATCGTCCGGTGCCGCTCGAGGCCCTCCTGCGGATCGCTTGTATCGGCACGATCGCCGACGTGGCCCCGCTTCTCGAGGAGAATCGAACGATCACCGCGCTGGGGCTCGCGGCACTCGCACAAGCCCGCTCGCCCGGCCTCCGCTCCCTGTTGCGTGTCGCCCAGGTCGCTCCTCCGGTGCGCGCCGACGATGTCGCTTTCCGTCTCGCCCCGCGGCTCAACGCAGCTGGTCGACTCGCCTCGGCCGAGCTCGCCCTCGAGCTGCTCGTCACGCGCGACGAACGTCGCGCTCGAGAGCTCGCCGAGCAGCTCGACCGGCTGAATCGAGAGCGCCAGGGCCTCGAGCTGCGAGCGGTCGACGAGGCGAAAGCCCATTTCCTCGAAAGGGCCACCGAGCCGCGGATCCTCGTGGCCTGGAGTCGCACGTGGCACCGCGGAGTCGTCGGCATCGCCGCCGGAAGGCTTGCCCGCGAGTTGTGCCGTCCCGTGATCCTCCTCGCCCAGAGCGATGGCACCGCCGTCGGCTCGGGTCGAAGCGTGCCAGGGGTCGATCTCCATCGCTTCGTCGAGCCCTGGCAAGAGCGCCTGGAGCGGTTCGGAGGTCACGCGCAGGCGATCGGACTGACCGCGAGCGTCGGCGAGCTCGAGCGCCTTCGCGGCGAATGGGAGGATCGCGCCGCCGCCTGGCCCGAGGAGTGGCTTCGACCGCGGCTCGAATACGAGCTCGAGCTGAGCCCCGCCGAGATCGGGACCGACCTGCTGCACCAGCTCGGAAAGCTGGCTCCGCACGGCGCAGGCAACCCGGAACCAACCGTCCGGTTGCGCTCCCTGGTGGCGGCGAAGGCACCGCGTCTATTCGGCCGCGATCATCTCGAGGTGGAAAGTCGGCGCGCCGACAGCGATTCCCCGGCGATCCGGCTGGTCGCGTGGGGCTGGGCATCCAGACGAGCGCTCTTCGAACAACCGTTCGAGGCGATCGTCGCTCTGCGGTCGGATCCCCGGGCGTTCGGCGGCTGGAGTGCCACCGTGATCGATGCCCAGCCCGCCGATGCGTGCAAGAATCCCGCCACGGCATAG
- the priA gene encoding primosomal protein N' encodes MTGVPGPGANLVDVAVPLPLPEPLLYLVPEALQDSIEAGVRVAVRVGGRRLRGIVLGRSNRAIPVGVEVREVEAVLDAEPVLTGELLELGKFISSYYLCPIGEVLRSLLPGDLPAWGVQKIWLTSSGALAVSRDALEARLVDRLLAEGRLSRSSLAAAGEDRVALFRTVDRMLDEGRLASDSGDARQRARFEAAYELAPGALESHLAAAGRSPAGRSVIQVLADLGRPAALPELTAAAGCGESVPRRLAKLGILRAFQQPLRLALDRHQLRGSADRPATLTCAQETALTALAGAIESRTFSAHLLAGVTGSGKTEVYLQAAERALALGRSAMILVPEIALVPSLARAARQRFGERLALLHSSLDGGERHQEWERVRSGVATVALGPRSALFAPLVDLGLVVVDEEHEAAFKQEQDPRYNARDLALMRARTSGATAVLVSATPSLESRWNVLCGKLGKLTLPDRVGEATLPEGIIVDLREEPLSRLPGGLLLSGRLQQELEETLASGAQAILLRNRRGFAPLLLCRACGELFSCDDCGLPRTLHRRDGTLICHYCGSTLPAPSRCPTCREAALEAIGSGTERVEAEVAARFPGVGVAVLDRDEVRRRGSVAEILEEFARGESRILIGTQMVAKGHHFPEVALTGVLAADSYLAFPDFRAVERTYSQLVQLAGRAGRGSRRGKVVIQTFHPDHYAIRAALDHDDEAFAREEMRFRRAFHYPPFSRMIQVLLRDRRRESAAQWMRELAERLRQVAGDEPGLRLTGPAPAPFERLRGEWRFQLLMRGPSGSRLRELLRQSLPQKLPRGLVIDVDPQHLL; translated from the coding sequence GTGACGGGAGTGCCGGGGCCGGGGGCGAACCTCGTCGACGTCGCGGTCCCCTTGCCGCTCCCGGAGCCGCTGCTCTACCTCGTTCCGGAGGCGCTGCAGGACAGCATCGAGGCGGGGGTCCGCGTCGCGGTTCGCGTGGGTGGGCGGCGCCTCCGAGGAATCGTGCTCGGACGGTCCAACCGGGCAATACCGGTTGGCGTCGAGGTGCGCGAGGTCGAAGCGGTGCTGGACGCCGAGCCCGTCCTCACGGGTGAGCTTCTCGAGCTGGGGAAGTTCATTTCCTCCTACTACCTCTGTCCGATCGGCGAGGTGTTGCGCTCGCTGCTGCCCGGTGACCTTCCCGCCTGGGGAGTTCAGAAGATCTGGCTCACCTCGAGCGGCGCGCTGGCCGTATCTCGGGACGCGCTCGAGGCCAGGCTGGTGGATCGCCTCCTGGCGGAGGGACGGCTCTCACGAAGCTCGCTCGCGGCGGCGGGGGAGGATCGAGTCGCGCTCTTCCGGACGGTCGACCGGATGCTCGACGAAGGACGCCTCGCAAGCGATTCCGGCGACGCCCGCCAACGGGCGCGATTCGAGGCTGCGTACGAGCTCGCACCAGGAGCTCTCGAGAGTCACCTCGCGGCGGCCGGACGGAGCCCGGCCGGCCGCTCGGTGATCCAGGTCCTGGCAGATCTCGGTCGCCCGGCTGCGCTTCCGGAGCTGACGGCGGCTGCCGGCTGCGGCGAGAGCGTTCCGCGGCGGCTTGCCAAACTGGGCATCCTGCGAGCCTTTCAGCAGCCGCTTCGCCTAGCCCTCGATCGGCATCAGCTTCGCGGCTCCGCAGACCGTCCCGCGACGTTGACCTGCGCTCAAGAGACGGCGCTCACGGCCCTCGCCGGAGCGATCGAATCGCGCACCTTCTCGGCGCACCTGCTCGCCGGGGTCACCGGCTCCGGCAAGACCGAGGTCTATCTCCAGGCGGCGGAGAGGGCGCTCGCACTGGGCCGATCCGCGATGATCCTCGTGCCCGAGATCGCCCTCGTGCCCAGCTTGGCGCGCGCGGCCCGGCAACGGTTCGGCGAACGCCTCGCCCTGCTGCATTCCAGCCTCGACGGGGGCGAACGCCATCAGGAGTGGGAACGGGTCCGGAGCGGGGTGGCGACGGTCGCCCTCGGCCCGCGCTCAGCGCTCTTCGCTCCACTCGTGGACCTCGGACTGGTCGTCGTCGACGAAGAACACGAAGCCGCCTTCAAGCAGGAACAGGATCCGCGGTACAACGCACGGGATCTCGCCCTCATGCGAGCTCGCACTTCCGGGGCGACCGCGGTGCTGGTCTCGGCGACGCCGAGCCTCGAGTCGCGCTGGAACGTGCTCTGCGGCAAGCTCGGGAAGCTCACGCTGCCGGATCGGGTGGGGGAGGCGACGCTACCCGAGGGCATCATCGTCGACCTGCGCGAAGAACCGCTCTCGCGCCTTCCCGGAGGGCTCCTGCTCTCCGGCCGTCTGCAGCAGGAGCTGGAGGAGACGCTGGCTTCCGGCGCCCAGGCGATCCTGCTGCGTAACCGGCGGGGGTTCGCTCCGCTGCTGCTCTGCCGGGCCTGTGGGGAGCTGTTCAGCTGCGACGACTGCGGCCTGCCGAGAACACTCCACCGACGGGATGGCACCCTCATCTGCCACTACTGCGGATCGACGCTTCCGGCCCCGAGCCGCTGTCCGACCTGCCGTGAGGCGGCCCTGGAAGCGATCGGCAGCGGGACCGAACGAGTCGAAGCCGAGGTCGCCGCGCGGTTCCCCGGCGTCGGAGTCGCAGTCCTCGACCGTGACGAGGTCCGGCGCCGGGGGAGCGTCGCCGAGATCCTGGAGGAGTTCGCCCGCGGCGAGTCGAGGATCCTCATTGGGACCCAGATGGTGGCCAAGGGGCACCACTTTCCCGAAGTCGCGCTCACCGGAGTCCTGGCGGCGGACAGCTACCTGGCCTTCCCGGACTTTCGTGCCGTCGAGCGTACTTACTCCCAACTCGTCCAGCTCGCCGGGCGGGCTGGACGGGGAAGCCGACGGGGCAAGGTCGTCATCCAGACTTTCCATCCGGATCACTATGCGATCCGGGCCGCCCTTGACCACGACGACGAGGCGTTCGCGCGGGAGGAGATGCGGTTCCGCAGAGCCTTCCATTACCCACCGTTCAGCCGCATGATCCAGGTTCTCTTGCGGGATCGCCGCCGCGAGTCGGCCGCGCAGTGGATGCGAGAGCTTGCCGAGCGCCTTCGCCAGGTGGCGGGTGACGAACCGGGCCTCCGGCTGACCGGACCGGCTCCCGCGCCCTTCGAGCGACTGCGCGGCGAATGGCGGTTCCAACTGCTGATGCGCGGCCCCTCGGGCTCCCGGCTTCGCGAGCTTCTGCGGCAATCGCTTCCCCAGAAGCTACCCCGAGGACTGGTGATCGATGTCGATCCGCAGCACCTCCTGTAG